A window of Pirellula sp. SH-Sr6A contains these coding sequences:
- a CDS encoding circularly permuted type 2 ATP-grasp protein — MFNERGEARAAAKFLVNKLAGLASGELQLRQKAADHELLNMGITFNVYGHAAGTEKVWPFDLIPRIIEEQEWQSIELGLKQRIRALNMFIDDMYHEQRIVKDGVFPEYMVQSSKGYLHQIQGMNPPKGIWCHITGTDLVRGADGQVYVLEDNLRCPSGVSYVIENREVMKRTFPQLFDGQSILPVETYPEHLLKMLQYVAPEGVRDPTVVVLTPGIYNSAYFEHCFLAQQMGAELVQGSDLLVHDGFVHMKTTKGLKRVDVIYRRIDDAFLDPDCLRADSTLGVRGLMDVYRKGRVALVNAPGTGVADDKAVYAYVPKMVRYYLGEEMSLPNVPTYLCAEEEERQYVLDNIADLVIKPANESGGYGIMLGPKATKEQHDQYRELILANPRNYVAQPMLALSTVPTLCGDRLDGRHVDLRPYILYGEEIYIVPGGLTRVALVKGSLVVNSSQGGGSKDTWVLRSKG, encoded by the coding sequence ATGTTCAACGAGCGCGGAGAGGCTCGGGCTGCTGCAAAGTTTCTTGTAAATAAGCTGGCTGGATTGGCATCGGGGGAGTTGCAACTTCGCCAGAAGGCTGCCGATCATGAGCTGCTCAACATGGGCATCACGTTCAATGTTTATGGGCATGCCGCAGGAACCGAAAAGGTCTGGCCCTTTGACTTGATTCCGCGGATTATCGAGGAACAGGAGTGGCAGTCGATCGAATTGGGCCTGAAGCAGCGTATCCGTGCATTGAACATGTTCATCGATGACATGTACCACGAGCAACGGATCGTGAAGGACGGCGTCTTCCCTGAATACATGGTGCAATCTAGCAAGGGATACCTACACCAAATCCAAGGGATGAATCCGCCGAAAGGGATTTGGTGTCACATCACCGGCACCGATTTGGTTCGTGGAGCCGATGGTCAAGTCTATGTGTTGGAAGATAACCTGCGATGCCCATCCGGAGTCTCCTATGTGATCGAGAATCGGGAGGTGATGAAGCGGACATTTCCTCAATTGTTTGACGGTCAGTCGATATTGCCCGTCGAGACGTATCCCGAGCACTTGCTCAAAATGTTGCAATATGTTGCCCCCGAGGGAGTCAGAGATCCGACGGTGGTGGTGTTAACGCCAGGTATCTACAACTCCGCATACTTCGAACACTGCTTCCTCGCCCAACAAATGGGAGCGGAACTGGTGCAAGGGAGCGATTTGTTAGTCCATGATGGCTTCGTACATATGAAGACGACCAAGGGCTTAAAACGGGTCGATGTCATCTACCGACGCATCGACGACGCGTTCCTCGATCCGGATTGTCTTCGAGCCGACTCGACTTTGGGCGTGCGAGGGTTGATGGATGTCTACCGAAAGGGGCGTGTGGCGCTGGTCAATGCTCCCGGGACAGGGGTGGCAGATGATAAGGCCGTTTACGCATATGTACCGAAGATGGTCCGATACTACTTAGGGGAAGAGATGAGTCTCCCCAACGTGCCGACGTATCTGTGCGCGGAGGAAGAAGAGCGTCAGTACGTGTTGGATAACATCGCGGATTTGGTCATCAAACCCGCGAACGAATCAGGAGGCTACGGGATCATGCTCGGGCCGAAGGCAACGAAGGAGCAACACGATCAATATCGCGAACTGATTCTCGCGAATCCTCGCAATTACGTAGCGCAACCCATGTTGGCGCTATCGACCGTGCCAACGCTATGCGGCGATCGATTGGATGGTCGCCACGTGGATCTTCGCCCCTACATTCTGTACGGCGAAGAGATTTACATTGTGCCCGGTGGGTTAACACGCGTCGCGCTGGTGAAAGGCTCGC